In Bacteroidales bacterium, a single window of DNA contains:
- a CDS encoding toxin-antitoxin system YwqK family antitoxin: MIKKILIPIFGVTLILNSFGQNVGQKGDEIKNYTDINGMKQGPWEVKYPNGQIAYVGYFKNNKPVGKFTRYYESGKLFSEAYFYDNSKYSSVKMYNTAERIIGRGRYCDQNKDSIWIFYLDNGMQIAQEEYNNGILHGISKTFYYPSGNLHEIIPYKDGKKHGLYEKYYSDGRIRMRATYCDGLMCDTMKLYYPSGRIESEIPYKNDLRNGIEKNYSESGKVTSEIPYENGRCTDPAIELKKSKELEEIEKVKGTFPDINQFEDPLDFLRRPLR, from the coding sequence ATGATAAAAAAGATATTAATACCAATCTTTGGAGTAACGCTTATTTTAAACTCATTCGGTCAAAACGTTGGACAAAAGGGCGATGAAATAAAAAACTACACCGATATCAACGGAATGAAACAAGGACCATGGGAAGTAAAATATCCAAACGGACAAATCGCTTATGTAGGATATTTTAAAAACAATAAGCCCGTTGGGAAATTTACTCGTTACTACGAAAGTGGAAAACTCTTCTCAGAAGCTTATTTTTACGATAACAGTAAATACAGCAGCGTAAAAATGTATAACACTGCCGAACGTATAATTGGCAGAGGTCGATATTGCGACCAAAACAAGGATAGTATCTGGATTTTCTATCTCGATAACGGAATGCAAATTGCACAAGAGGAGTATAATAATGGTATTTTACATGGCATCAGCAAAACCTTTTACTACCCATCTGGAAATCTGCACGAAATAATCCCATATAAAGATGGGAAAAAACATGGTTTGTACGAAAAATATTACTCAGACGGCAGAATTAGAATGCGTGCAACCTATTGTGACGGCTTGATGTGCGACACAATGAAGCTATACTATCCAAGCGGAAGAATTGAATCAGAAATTCCTTACAAAAACGACTTGCGCAATGGAATCGAAAAAAACTACAGCGAATCGGGAAAAGTAACAAGCGAAATTCCTTACGAAAACGGACGTTGCACCGACCCTGCAATTGAGCTAAAGAAATCAAAAGAGCTTGAGGAGATTGAGAAAGTAAAAGGCACATTTCCTGATATCAACCAATTCGAAGACCCTTTAGATTTTTTAAGAAGACCATTAAGATAG
- a CDS encoding glycosyltransferase yields the protein MILSVIIVNYNVRYFLEQCLHSVRKASQDISCEIFVVDNNSYDNSCEMVRNLFPEVKLIENKENLGFSKANNLAIRKSKGKYVLLLNPDTIVQEDTFTKTVNFMESTHDAGGLGVKMIDGNGDFLPESKRGLPKPMTAFYKIFGLSALFPKSKTFGKYHLSYLDPNETHEVDVLSGAFMLMRKSALDKVGLLDETFFMYGEDIDLSYRLQLGGYKNYYFPHTTIVHYKGESTKKSSVNYVMVFYNAMEIFFKKHFQNRLIGIFSICVKFAIYFRAFLAILKRVIASITIPLIDGILIWLFFYFVLPFWEVFKFGAAGSYPPSYITFAVPIYILIFLVSVLYSGGYDKPYKNIAYLRGILIGSGSILLFYSLLNEELRFSRAMIIFSTIFASTVLPLLRVFYGAIGIKGYSKIIPKNLNVLIAGSSEEAEKTRQTISNSPEAFTIIGRVNNDMDDTEKLGSLADMPEISRLHNVDEIVFCSSTLSASEIIDSMMLTELSGVKFKILSPDGIAVVGSSSIQTDDELYNIKLNSIAKPTNLRFKRTIDVALALFILITYPILFYSYNNKSKIISNAFSVLLGKKTWVGYIPDTRATLPPIREGVLNPAMIRKQELSDKSIDKLNRLYAKDYRITNDINIILRCWKNLGN from the coding sequence ATTATACTTTCGGTTATTATAGTAAATTACAATGTTAGGTATTTTCTCGAACAGTGTCTCCACTCGGTTAGAAAGGCGTCTCAAGACATAAGTTGTGAAATATTTGTTGTCGATAACAATTCATATGACAATAGTTGCGAGATGGTTCGCAATCTATTTCCAGAGGTAAAACTAATTGAGAACAAAGAAAATTTGGGATTTTCCAAGGCTAACAATCTTGCTATCAGGAAATCTAAAGGTAAATATGTTTTGCTATTAAATCCCGATACCATTGTACAAGAAGACACTTTTACTAAGACCGTAAACTTCATGGAATCAACACATGATGCCGGCGGTCTTGGTGTAAAAATGATTGACGGCAACGGAGATTTTCTTCCTGAATCAAAACGTGGATTACCAAAGCCAATGACCGCTTTTTATAAAATATTCGGTCTTAGCGCACTCTTCCCTAAATCGAAAACTTTTGGGAAATATCATCTAAGCTATTTAGACCCAAACGAAACGCACGAAGTAGATGTCCTTTCCGGTGCATTTATGTTAATGCGGAAATCGGCATTAGATAAAGTTGGACTTTTAGATGAAACATTCTTCATGTACGGCGAAGATATTGACCTTTCATACAGACTACAACTTGGAGGCTACAAAAATTACTATTTCCCACATACAACAATAGTCCACTACAAAGGGGAAAGCACCAAAAAAAGCAGTGTAAACTACGTAATGGTGTTTTACAATGCAATGGAGATATTTTTCAAAAAACATTTCCAAAACCGCCTGATTGGAATATTTTCTATATGCGTCAAGTTTGCAATATATTTCCGCGCTTTTTTAGCAATCTTAAAAAGAGTAATTGCATCAATTACAATCCCCCTTATAGATGGTATTTTAATATGGTTGTTCTTCTATTTTGTTTTACCATTTTGGGAAGTCTTTAAATTCGGAGCGGCAGGCAGTTATCCCCCCTCTTATATAACATTTGCTGTTCCTATATATATACTTATTTTTCTTGTATCTGTGTTATATTCAGGTGGTTACGATAAGCCTTACAAAAATATAGCATATTTAAGAGGCATTTTAATTGGTTCGGGTTCTATATTATTGTTTTACAGTCTGTTAAACGAAGAGTTGCGTTTTTCACGTGCAATGATTATCTTCTCAACAATCTTTGCGTCAACTGTTTTGCCACTGTTGCGAGTTTTTTATGGAGCTATTGGCATAAAAGGCTACAGTAAAATTATACCTAAAAATCTTAACGTTTTAATTGCAGGAAGCTCAGAAGAGGCTGAAAAAACACGTCAAACAATTAGTAATTCACCCGAAGCATTTACGATTATAGGTAGAGTAAATAACGACATGGATGATACCGAAAAACTTGGCTCACTAGCAGATATGCCCGAAATATCACGGTTACACAATGTTGACGAAATCGTGTTTTGTTCATCGACATTAAGCGCGTCGGAAATTATCGATTCAATGATGTTAACTGAACTTTCGGGAGTTAAATTCAAAATACTGTCGCCAGATGGTATTGCCGTAGTTGGAAGCAGCTCAATACAAACTGACGATGAACTATATAACATTAAATTAAACAGTATTGCTAAACCTACCAATCTAAGGTTTAAAAGAACTATTGACGTTGCTCTGGCACTCTTTATTCTGATCACCTACCCCATACTTTTTTACTCATATAATAACAAGTCAAAAATAATTTCAAACGCTTTTAGTGTGCTGCTGGGCAAAAAAACATGGGTCGGATATATTCCAGATACAAGAGCCACACTCCCACCAATTAGAGAAGGTGTACTAAACCCTGCAATGATAAGGAAACAGGAGCTCTCTGACAAATCAATCGACAAACTAAACCGCTTATATGCAAAAGATTACAGAATTACAAACGATATAAACATAATTTTGCGTTGTTGGAAAAACTTAGGAAATTAA
- a CDS encoding PorT family protein, with protein MKQKLLLIIALILTAKLSHSQIIDRYGFNTGLSYSTQTWDYKLISFDSDNKYKFGFQAFLQAEKDFGDFLALRTEFGYIQKGFKNNSIDLKFADGTTAELINENAVLHDLALNIGLKAKPLKSDFSPYLLAGLRGDYMISNSCIMFKEPASGMTFNFFEPEFKEFNKFNLGGLIGVGINIKDLIYFEVEYNPNFTKNLDNKGLSVKDNCWGAKIGLNINKLIK; from the coding sequence ATGAAACAGAAACTATTACTTATTATTGCATTAATTTTAACAGCAAAACTTTCGCACAGTCAAATAATTGACAGATACGGATTTAACACCGGACTTTCGTACTCCACTCAGACATGGGATTATAAACTAATCTCTTTTGACAGTGATAATAAATATAAATTTGGTTTTCAGGCGTTTCTTCAGGCAGAAAAAGATTTTGGAGACTTTTTGGCGTTACGAACTGAATTTGGATATATACAAAAGGGATTTAAAAACAATAGTATAGATCTAAAATTTGCAGACGGAACTACGGCAGAATTAATAAATGAAAATGCAGTATTACACGACTTAGCACTAAATATTGGCTTAAAAGCAAAGCCATTAAAAAGTGATTTTTCTCCATATCTTTTAGCAGGATTACGGGGCGACTATATGATTTCTAATAGTTGTATCATGTTTAAAGAACCAGCTTCAGGAATGACATTTAATTTTTTTGAACCTGAATTTAAGGAGTTTAACAAATTCAACTTAGGCGGATTAATAGGAGTCGGAATTAATATCAAAGATTTGATATATTTTGAAGTGGAGTACAATCCAAATTTCACAAAAAACCTTGATAATAAAGGATTGAGCGTTAAAGATAACTGCTGGGGAGCAAAAATTGGGTTGAATATTAATAAACTGATAAAATAA